A section of the Deferrivibrio essentukiensis genome encodes:
- a CDS encoding helix-turn-helix domain-containing protein, with amino-acid sequence MEQICSDISENLKKIRAERNLTLDQLSEITGVSKSMLRQIETGNSVPTIATVWKIANGLKISFTALFTKSSNDVRVGKIKDKNLLEEVEGGYRVYPVISFDPKRPFEMYFLEMDAGVKYNGEPHSGNVEEFIAVFEGILKINVDVHDHIVNEGEYISFLAQNPHIYENISPKTLKAVMVLTYF; translated from the coding sequence ATGGAACAAATATGCAGCGATATATCTGAAAATTTAAAAAAAATAAGGGCTGAAAGAAATCTTACTCTTGATCAGCTTTCGGAGATTACAGGGGTCAGTAAAAGTATGCTCAGACAGATAGAAACAGGCAATTCCGTACCTACCATTGCCACTGTATGGAAAATTGCCAACGGACTTAAAATATCCTTTACTGCCCTTTTTACCAAATCCAGCAATGATGTCAGGGTAGGGAAGATAAAGGACAAAAATTTGCTTGAAGAGGTTGAAGGTGGTTATAGGGTTTATCCCGTTATTTCATTTGACCCAAAGAGACCTTTTGAAATGTATTTTCTGGAAATGGATGCAGGTGTAAAATATAATGGTGAACCCCACTCAGGAAATGTCGAAGAATTTATAGCGGTTTTTGAAGGTATTCTTAAAATCAATGTCGACGTCCATGACCATATAGTAAACGAAGGGGAATATATAAGCTTTTTGGCGCAAAATCCCCATATTTATGAAAATATCTCGCCAAAAACTCTTAAGGCTGTGATGGTGCTAACCTATTTTTAA